The following proteins are co-located in the Camelina sativa cultivar DH55 chromosome 12, Cs, whole genome shotgun sequence genome:
- the LOC104731448 gene encoding dof zinc finger protein DOF4.5-like yields MDNLSVFADEDNNQQLNGVKPPPRACARCSSNNTKFCYFNNYRMSQPRNFCRNCRRYWTHGGALRNIPIGGGCRKAKQARKDKSHVSRMVSPDIQQVIPDIQQVNHQPFSYVQESNEFVGSFGASSSSVAVATVGNHFGSLSDIRGNMVPNVPPPSQSFQPNHRLDFQDGSFEHDCYNVGSSTNPFINQSIGGGYVDNYNGYGMEQYKWNQSFNNTLTMNHDASTSGSRGSDMTMMYNDNKNNIRYNSVIKHPCHLEKHGP; encoded by the coding sequence ATGGATAACTTGAGTGTTTTTGCAGATGAAGACAACAACCAACAACTGAATGGAGTGAAGCCCCCACCACGAGCTTGTGCAAGGTGTAGCTCCAACAACACCAAGTTCTGCTACTTCAACAACTATCGTATGTCCCAGCCACGCAACTTTTGCAGGAACTGTCGTAGATACTGGACTCATGGTGGGGCTTTAAGGAACATACCAATTGGTGGAGGCTGTCGTAAAGCCAAGCAGGCTAGAAAAGATAAGTCTCATGTTTCTCGTATGGTTTCTCCGGATATCCAACAGGTTATCCCTGACATCCAACAGGTTAATCATCAACCTTTCTCGTATGTTCAAGAAAGCAATGAGTTTGTTGGATCTTttggtgcttcttcttcttctgttgctgtTGCTACTGTTGGAAACCATTTTGGTTCTTTGTCTGATATTCGTGGTAACATGGTACCAAATGTGCCTCCTCCATCTCAAAGTTTCCAACCAAATCATCGCTTGGATTTCCAAGATGGATCATTTGAACATGATTGTTACAATGTTGGATCCAGTACTAATCCTTTCATAAACCAATCAATTGGTGGTGGTTATGTTGATAATTACAACGGTTATGGCATGGAGCAGTACAAGTGGAACCAGAGCTTCAACAACACTCTGACCATGAATCATGACGCCAGCACAAGTGGAAGCAGAGGATCTGACATGACCATGATGTACAacgacaacaaaaacaatatcaGATACAACAGTGTGATTAAGCATCCTTGTCATCTAGAGAAGCATGGTCCTTAA
- the LOC104731447 gene encoding uncharacterized protein LOC104731447 — protein MRGSDHRLVLVNLMASQDSYRGQFRFDKGFLHKPRVEETILQSWSSGAVEGNLNVSKRLRVCRRALSSWKQENNMNAKDNIHKTERALEVEQSTLSPRFHEIFFLKKELAKTYWEEEVYWSQRSREKWMHCGDRNSKFFQNFVILEVKKVFDSGVMPVEWNYTHLCLLPKVIHPVVMSDLRPISLCSVLYKIVSKVLVKRLKPFLDQIVSENQTAFVPGRLISNKYWLRMKFFIAFILKTSFHHKWIEWMMMCVSSVTYAVLINDNPFGMIIPQRGLTHLLNKAQSLDFLDGMQFSDRGPNIHHLLFADDSLFICKANKEQALVLYNILKVYGKATGQTINLNKSSISFGSKVRESDKLEVKATLEIVNEGGAGVYLGLPECFSGSKVEMLDYIKSSLKSKTSSWFSRSLSQGGKEIMLKAVVLAMPVFAMSCFKLPKTTCSNLASAMADFWWNSTEHIRKIHWVSWEKMCLPKDHGGLGFRDIGIFNQALLAKQARRLIQFPNCFFSRVIKSRYYPETDFLNAVLGSRPSFGWRSIPHGRDLLKQGLVKRVGNGKSIRVWMDPCDLIVPTRKDWDIDKLEDQFYPEDVVLIKEHKPVVAMEEFWVWKHNQSGAYSVKSGYWLATQINMRPLLVEASIQPSSNELKIQVDIRCQTCGFEGESIHHVLFGCSLSRQIWALSDFPAPEFGMDQESKERCGGFVSAQVVEGEMIPTPAVGGSNSRSPMVSATATWKPPQKDWVKCNIGFSCSKKKPLVGAAWVLRDEKGLVLFHSRRSFSNIKSSLEAQAVSIVWAVESMRSHNLNKVVFAVDDIFMVGIINRPQAWPSFRFQSSEVLGVLALMVDWMLVFEGVAANSRANLIAQSALSQGLVQSYVATGFLVWLEDLFSDEKVFPLFEVFDSASDIRSLKE, from the exons ATGAGAGGGTCTGACCATCGACTTGTTTTGGTGAATCTGATGGCGTCTCAAGATTCTTATAGAGGTCAATTCCGGTTTGATAAAGGATTTTTACATAAGCCAAGAGTTGAAGAGACGATTTTACAATCATGGAGCTCAGGGGCAGTGGAAGGAAATCTGAATGTCTCAAAACGGCTTAGAGTGTGTAGAAGAGCTCTCAGCAGTTGGAAACAGGAGAATAATATGAATGCAAAAGATAACATTCATAAGACTGAAAGAGCTCTAGAAGTGGAACAATCAACGCTATCTCCGAGATTCcatgaaatatttttccttAAAAAGGAATTGGCTAAGACGTATTGGGAAGAGGAAGTCTATTGGAGTCAGAGAAGTAGGGAGAAGTGGATGCATTGTGGAGATAGAAACTCCAAgttttttcagaatttt GTGATTCTAGAGGTGAAAAAGGTTTTTGATTCAGGTGTTATGCCGGTGGAGTGGAATTACACACACTTGTGTCTTCTGCCAAAGGTTATCCATCCGGTTGTGATGTCTGACTTACGACCGATCAGCCTTTGTTCGGTCTTATATAAGATAGTGTCAAAGGTGCTGGTTAAGAGATTGAAGCCTTTTTTGGATCAGATTGTTTCAGAAAATCAAACAGCCTTTGTTCCTGGTAGGCTAATTTCTAACAAATACTGGTTGCGCATGAAGTTTTTCATAGCCTTCATACTAAAGACAA GTTTTCATCATAAATGGATTGAATGGATGATGATGTGTGTCTCCTCTGTTACTTATGCGGTTCTCATCAACGATAATCCTTTTGGCATGATCATTCCACAAAGAG GTTTGACGCACTTACTGAATAAAGCACAATCCTTGGATTTTCTTGATGGAATGCAGTTTTCAGATCGGGGACCAAACATTCACCACCTCCTATTCGCAGATGATAGCTTATTCATTTGTAAGGCTAATAAGGAGCAAGCTCTGGTTCTGTATAATATCCTTAAAGTCTATGGGAAGGCCACGGGTCAGACAATAAACCTAAACAAGTCTTCAATCTCCTTTGGTTCTAAAGTGAGAGAGTCTGATAAGCTGGAGGTTAAAGCAACACTTGAAATTGTGAATGAAGGAGGGGCAGGGGTCTATTTAGGTTTACCTGAATGTTTCAGTGGATCTAAGGTAGAGATGTTGGATTATATCAAAAGCAGCCTCAAGAGCAAAACATCATCGTGGTTCTCAAGATCGCTCTCGCAAGGAGGAAAAGAAATCATGCTCAAAGCGGTGGTTTTGGCAATGCCGGTTTTTGCCATGTCATGTTTCAAACTTCCTAAAACTACTTGTAGTAATTTGGCAAGTGCAATGGCTGATTTTTGGTGGAATTCTACTGAACACATAAGAAAGATTCATTGGGTGAGTTGGGAGAAGATGTGCTTACCAAAGGATCATGGTGGTCTTGGTTTCAGGGATATAGGAATTTTTAATCAAGCTCTTTTAGCAAAACAGGCTAGGAGGTTGATTCAATTCCCAAACTGTTTTTTCTCCAGAGTTATCAAGAGTAGATATTATcctgaaactgactttcttaaTGCGGTGCTGGGTTCAAGACCATCCTTCGGTTGGAGGAGCATTCCTCATGGCAGAGATCTGTTGAAACAGGGGTTAGTGAAGAGAGTGGGTAATGGCAAAAGCATTAGAGTGTGGATGGATCCTTG TGATCTCATTGTTCCAACTAGAAAGGATTGGGATATCGATAAATTAGAGGATCAGTTTTATCCGGAGGATGTGGTGCTGATAAAAGAACATAAACCGGTGGTGGCCATGGAGGAGTTCTGGGTTTGGAAGCATAACCAGAGTGGGGCTTACTCAGTGAAGTCAGGGTATTGGCTAGCAACTCAGATTAATATGAGACCACTATTAGTAGAAGCTTCAATCCAACCGTCGTCAAATGAGCTTAAGATTCAG GTGGATATTCGTTGCCAAACGTGTGGTTTTGAAGGGGAGTCCATTCACCATGTTCTATTTGGTTGTTCTCTTTCGAGACAAATTTGGGCCTTGTCGGACTTTCCTGCGCCTGAGTTTGGTATGGATCAAG aaagtaaagaaaGATGTGGAGGATTTGTGTCAGCTCAGGTGGTTGAAGGAGAAATGATACCTACACCTGCAGTAGGGGGATCAAACTCTCGTTCCCCGATGGTCTCTGCAACTGCTACGTGGAAACCTCCGCAAAAAGACTGGGTTAAATGTAATATTGGCTTTTCTTGTTCAAAAAAGAAGCCTCTGGTTGGAGCAGCTTGGGTGTTAAGAGATGAGAAAGGGTTGGTCCTGTTCCATAGTAGGAGATCCTTCTCTAATATCAAAAGCAGTTTGGAAGCTCAGGCGGTTTCTATTGTGTGGGCGGTTGAGAGTATGAGAAGTCACAATTTGAACAAAGTTGTGTTTGCAGTGGATGATATCTTTATGGTTGGAATTATCAACAGGCCGCAAGCTTGGCCTTCTTTCAGATTTCAATCATCAGAAGTTCTGGGGGTTTTGGCACTTATGGTCGACTGGATGTTGGTGTTTGAAGGGGTTGCAGCAAATAGTAGAGCTAATCTCATTGCTCAAAGTGCTTTAAGTCAAGGTCTGGTACAATCCTATGTGGCGACGGGGTTTTTGGTTTGGCTAGAAGATCTCTTTTCTGATGAGAaagtttttcctctttttgaagtttttgattcTGCAAGTGATATCCGCTCTTTAAAGGAGTAA
- the LOC104731444 gene encoding adrenodoxin-like protein 2, mitochondrial: MRGMRILQRSYGEYLQSSAMPQRQTRSFHEAFFSINHMFSASYSTASEKGGEETEKINVIFVDKDGEEIHVKVPIGMNILEAAHENDIELEGACEGSLACSTCHVIVMETEYYNKLEEPTDEENDMLDLAFGLTETSRLGCQVIDGVRLAIPSATRNFVVDGFVPNWFTDTKLVYYP; this comes from the exons ATGCGTGGAATGAGGATTCTACAAAGGTCATATGGCGAATATCTGCAATCTTCG GCAATGCCACAAAGGCAAACTAGAAGTTTCCATGAAGCATTTTTCTCGATTAATCATATGTTTTCTGCATCATATAGCACAGCCTCTGAAAAAGGTGGCGAAGAAACAGAAAA GATAAACGTTATCTTTGTTGATAAAGATGGAGAGGAAATTCATGTTAAGGTCCCCATTGGAATGAACATCCTTGAAGCTGCTCATGAAAATGATATTGAACTCGAAG GGGCGTGTGAAGGTTCTCTAGCATGTTCGACGTGCCATGTCATTGTTATG GAAACCGAATACTACAACAAACTCGAAGAACCAACAGATGAAGAGAATGATATGCTAGATCTTGCTTTTGGGTTAACAGAAAC GTCGCGATTGGGATGTCAAGTCATTGATGGAGTACGCTTAGCCATTCCTTCAGCTACCAgaaattttgttgttgatgggTTTGTTCCAAACTGGTTTACGGATACTAAACTGGTTTACTATCCGTAA